Below is a genomic region from Zerene cesonia ecotype Mississippi chromosome 6, Zerene_cesonia_1.1, whole genome shotgun sequence.
GTATGATTAATTCACCTCGGAACTGTATAGCaattgatttgattaattataattatactgaCCTCGACtaaccaataaatataaagcatcTAATACCAGTTACTATCTACAGATCGGAAGTATTCGATATGCTACATTCAAGGGATGACAACACCGACCACATGGACTTGCCAACGTTTCCGGAAGACGCCGAAGAGGGAAAAGTGGATGTCCCACTAACGCCGGACTCCCAAGCTGAATTCTTACAAGGTGcttatacgagtatatattgGCTGCGCCGGATTGAATATatcttttatgtattatatctgTCTCTTCCTTAAAAGGCCGGCAACATCTTCACAGGGTCTCTTGTTAAGGCTTTGGCTCATGACCCACTAGtccgttttttataaaagagaaaaaaattctCCTTATTCTCTTATCCAGGTggttaatatgaaaaaagagACCGGGGCAAACTgatagttaaattaataagggGAAATACCCTGCTGCATGAactgaatatttgaatttccATGAATCATAATGAGGTACATGGACAATAAGTTATGTTTGTGACTGAccaaagatttttaaaaaatctacacGCATACATagacactcacacacacatacacacgcaTACCTATATCGGAACTGTAACTGTAATGTCCTAAAAATCAGAACTAAAAACACAAAGACCTTTCACTTTTGATCGTGGGATCACAATCGTATATTGCGAATAATTACCATTgaatgaatggaaaaaaaaaatgagatcAAAAACTCAATCAATGTGTCATTGGAAACATAATAGAAGTTAAACGCGGTGCGTAgtgctaattataataattgcttCTGCAAACGATAGCAAGACAGTTAAAGTTATATACTTACGACTCAGTGATTCATTTATCTACGTGTGTGATCTGTGGgcattgattataatatttacatacgtaagcataagtataaaatacattatatatcttaAAGACCACTTGCAttctagttatttttttaaagtacttACACAATTATGAATATcaactcatattataaatgcgaaattaattccgtctgtctgtctcttcttcacgcttaACCCACTGAACCGATATACAGATGAAGTTTAGTACAAAGTTAGTTTGAAACCCTAGAAAGGTGGTTTTTAACAGCGGGGGAAACCccaaaaatagtattttcctTTGTCTATTTaagtgaagccgcgggcggaaagctagtaccTACCTTACACAAATATAGCATTTCCTAAAGTTAGATTATcactgttttaaataacagtaatattactagaaattgaattgataagtcatatttaaaattcgataGAGTCTTCAATTCAACACTTTTGAGCATAAACAcctaatttatatgtacatataataattttagcgGACGAAACAGTTCGCAAGGACTCTGATAGTGCGCGCTACACAGGTGAGCCGGTGGGCGCTGCGGCAGGCATCATGGTGCTTGTCACTTGCAGCATCGTGTGCCTGGCCTACACGGGCCTTATTGTGTGGAGACGGATATATTTGTAAGTACATAATGATActatttaaaagaaagtagGTATACAGTTGATgattaattttcttacttCTCATATTAAATGTGAAGTTGTTAAACATGGGGCAGCGTTTACAATTTTGTGTCAATGAATGATAGCACAAGATACATAGTTACTGCACTGTAATTGTCTTTATTCACAATTTACTAAAACGATACTAGGAtaccgatttaaaaaagacCACAAAAGTTCTACTATTTGAGAATTGCAAAGAAATACCTTATCTTACTGATTTGTGCCAAAAAACTTAAGCTGAATCGacctttgatatttttatacagaatTCTCTATATCTATTTCTCTCTTTAACCAAAACTATGACCTTCGTAAaaactaacataatattatgtaatcaaTTAGCTAATTACCCTTATCATTGATGCACCTAcctatttcttaataaattctattggTAAATGACATACATATTTCAGACTATAGTATTTTTACTACGTACAAAtcgattctttatttatagaaatattagaaGTCGTATCATAGATCTTTAATTTGGTATGTCTAATGTCACTGTGATCATaagtaatttatgtttttacgtTAAATTCCCCAAGTTTCGGACAAAGGCTaggaaaacataaattaaggGAACACACACGTATTAAATTACAGCATAGTATATCCACGTTACGGTATAAAAACATGAGCCTTCCCAGCATGAAGCCATTCTAAAGAAACTTGATACTACTGCGTAGGATGCGGTCAAGCGGATGGAACGCAACGTCTCATGATCtcgtaatttattaagtttattagtCTATCCAGCCATTTTATCATAACGATATAGACATAATCTCAATAAATATAGTGGTCAATGGACATGTTGATGTACTGAAAATCTTACCatatttatgacaaaaattacataaacagtttttaatttttaaatgcatatttttgttttgataaattttgttgaatattGTATATCTCATTGCAATGGAAAGTTGCAAttcagaaaacatttttatgtttaagaaAAGTCtgaaaatgtacattttacaGCCTTGCGCCCGCCCGTCCGCATAGTCaaaggaaagaaagaaaggcTGTCCCAGAGActtatcctatgtcctttgagtctcaaactatctatgCACCAAATTTCACCCAAATCGGCCcagtatttcctgagattTATAGTTTAGTtaaatagtaacaaaatacaatagtcAAAATGAGCGTTCCGAATGTCCATtagattatatacattattataatacattttgttaatttccAGGAAAAGGAATGGCCTGAAGCACGAGCTTTTACGGAACGAGGAAATAGTAGCCGAAACTAGAATAGAGGTGtgtacaattataatacatagaaTTGAATATGGCATTGACAAAACTACCTTACTACTTCCTATCGCCTACTATCACTCTGGGAGTAACATTTCCTGAAACATATGTTGACAGTTAGTGATAAAAACTATGATTGTGTCAACTCTAATGTCCGAATTGTTCTCATTCTAATGAATCTTATCTGCGGGGTGCCTTTAGGATATCGCGACAATCCATGGATATCCGACAAGTTAATATTGTAAGACatggtattatgttatctgtggtaagaCTATAGCTCTATATCTATTActcaattattcattaaataattatttgttatttattaaatagtatcTAGTTAGTTACAGCGCTTACCACTcgaaaactgctgaacggatgTTATTTCCGTTAGTTCAATTTGAATCTACttggatgaggaaaggatctactaaaattttggaaaaaattaaTGCGATTAAAAGTCTACCCAGATGGAGCTGAGGCGAGcagttaatttattgaatagataataataataatagataatagctttgtatttgattgaaatgaaatcacataaaaaatcttatcaaatattcattttatataattatgtttgtttcagTTGTGAAGAACAAGATCTGGAGAATGAGAGCACATTTTCTTATCTAAGGCAGCTGCGACtgtaaactatataaatattaagactGATTTTAGgagatttagatatttttgcTACAGTTAACGCAATGTTTATTGGATAAAAGTTCATGGTCCATGGCTTTCTAGAACAAAAATGttggtttaattattatttttttatcttcatattttttgcttttgatAATGTCGGTTtgacaaaaaatgtattagatCGTctcacatacaaaattattaaaatttaaattatctttaaaataatatgtgccATATTCTGTGTACATAATAACGGATAAACAAAGGAATGTGTATGatgttaattaaacattagaaatattacctatttatttataaattaaaataaagtcaaaatATGTCTGTGATTTGATATTACTGAAGTGTATGTGTATGAAATA
It encodes:
- the LOC119840473 gene encoding uncharacterized protein LOC119840473, translating into MAAYHFMGLIIVASLGFKSCYSQTTQTTLPSLLKEVEDNSRYKTLEANATLLKLLVDDKDGVSKSEVFDMLHSRDDNTDHMDLPTFPEDAEEGKVDVPLTPDSQAEFLQADETVRKDSDSARYTGEPVGAAAGIMVLVTCSIVCLAYTGLIVWRRIYLKRNGLKHELLRNEEIVAETRIEL